A window of Candidatus Saccharimonadales bacterium contains these coding sequences:
- a CDS encoding low affinity iron permease family protein — protein sequence MKNVIHSISVNISQLAGSTWTFMLAILGVLVWIVTGPYYHFSNTWLVVISAITDVVIFVMVFSIQNTQNRDNKAVHLKLNELISADQKARNTFIGLEELTDEELGDIDNEFKSVLSEVGANHPLHKLHKRILNEKNARLKAE from the coding sequence ATGAAAAACGTCATCCACAGCATCTCGGTTAATATATCCCAACTGGCTGGCTCAACATGGACTTTCATGCTGGCAATTTTAGGTGTTTTGGTCTGGATAGTTACAGGCCCCTACTATCACTTCTCCAACACATGGCTGGTGGTCATCTCCGCTATTACGGATGTGGTGATTTTCGTGATGGTATTTTCAATTCAGAACACGCAGAACCGCGACAATAAAGCCGTTCATCTTAAGCTGAACGAATTGATCAGTGCTGATCAGAAGGCCCGCAATACCTTCATCGGTTTGGAGGAGCTGACCGACGAAGAGCTCGGAGATATAGACAACGAATTTAAGAGCGTCCTCTCTGAAGTGGGCGCGAATCACCCCCTGCATAAGCTCCATAAGAGGATATTAAACGAAAAAAACGCTCGCCTAAAGGCAGAGTAA